Sequence from the Qipengyuania pelagi genome:
GGACCCTTGCCCGTCTTGCGCCCGCCCTTTCGGTGATTGCGATGCTCTCCGCCTGCTCCGATGCGGATGCGGATGCGGACCGTGCTGACGATGCGCGAGCGCCCGCTGACCCGGTGGCAACCGCGTCGGCTATCCCGGTCGAACCCGATGGCGGAATCGGTGACGGCGCGGGTCCTCCGATGGCAGTGGCCGACACGATACCGGCGCGTTTTCGCGGCGTCTGGGACAATGCGGAAGGGACCTGCGCCCCGGCATCCGATCTCAGGATGGATATCCGCGCCGAAGAGATCGAATTCTACGAATCGCTTGGCGAGGTCACGTCAGTCGAAACGGAAGGCCCCGACAGCATCGTCGTCTCGCTCGCGATGGCTGGCGAAGGCGAGACCTGGACCGTCACCAGCCGCTATGTGCTTAGCGACGACGGCGCGATCCTGACGCCCTACGAGACCGAAACCAATCCGCGGTATCAGCCCATTCCCCGCAAGAGGTGCCCATCATGACCCGATTTGCCGTCCCTATCCTCGCCTCGTCACTCGCTCTTGCCGGGTGCGCGAGCGTTCCCGGCCCCATCGAGGATCGAGAAGCCGGAACCACCGGCGGAACGTGCACCGCCCAGCCCGCCCAGCGTTTCATCGGCCAGACCGCGAGTTCGGAGACCGGCGCCGCGATCCTCGCCGCAACCGGCGCGCAGGCACTACGCTGGGGGCCGCCGGATTCCGTCTTCACCATGGATTTCCGCCAGGACCGGGTGAATGTGATGTATGACGCCCAGCTGCGCATCACCGAAATCCGCTGTGGGTAGAGGGGAGTAGACAGTTGGCCCATAGTGGCCCGCCCCTTCCCCCGCCCGCATGACGGCGCTAGAGCCCCGCGCATGACAGGACAATTCCAGCTTACCGAAGACCAGCTCGCGATCCAGGACATGGCGCAGCGCTTCACCGCCGACAATATCACCCCCCATGCCGGGGAGTGGGACCAGACCAGCCATTTCCCCATCGACGTGATCAAGCAGACCGCCGAACTCGGCTTCGGCGCGATCTATGTCAGCGAGGAATCGGGCGGCATCGGCCTCGGGCGGCTTGAAGCTGCGCTGATCATGGAGGCGATGGCCTATGGCTGCCCCACGACCAGCGCCTTCATCTCGATCCACAATATGGCGAGCTGGATGATCGACCAGTTCGGCGGCCAGCACGTCAAGGACAAGTATCTCCCCGACCTCGTCACGATGGACAGGATCGCGAGCTATGCGCTGACCGAACCCGGCAGCGGATCGGACGCGGCGGGCCTCAAGACCAGCGCGGTGCGGGACGGCGATCATTACGTCCTCAACGGCACCAAGCAGTTCATCTCCGGCGCGGGCTATAACGACGTCTATGTCGCCATGGTCCGCACCGGCGAGCACAAGACCAAGGGCATCACCTGCCTCGTCATCGACAAGGACACGCCGGGCGTCAGCTTCGGCAAGCCGGAAAAGAAGCTCGGCTGGAACGCCTCGCCCACCGCGCAGGTGATCTTCGAGGATGCGCGCGTACCGGTCGAAAACCGCGTCGGCGACGAGGGTGAGGGTTTCCGCTTCGCCATGATGGGCCTCGATGGCGGGCGGCTGAATATCGGCGCCTGCTCGCTGGGCGGGGCGCAGCGCTGCCTCGACGAAGCGGTCAAATATACGAAAGAGCGCCAGCAATTCGGCCAGCAGATCGCCGAATTCCAGAACACCCAGTTCATGCTCGCCGACATGGCGACCGAATTGGAGGCCTCGCGCGCCCTGCTCTATCTCGCCGCCGCCAAGGTGACCGACAACGCGCCCGACAAGTCGCGCTTCTCCGCCATGGCCAAGCGGCTCGCCACCGACAATGGCAGCAAGATCGTGAACGATGCGCTGCAATTGTTCGGCGGCTACGGCTATCTCAAGGAATACCCGATCGAACGCTTCTGGCGCGATCTGCGCGTGCATTCGATCCTGGAAGGCACCAATCAGGTCATGCGCATGATCGTGGGCCGGGACCTGCTGCGGCAGTAGAGACATATGACAGACGACATCTTGATCCACACCCATGGCCGGGTCGGCCATATCTCCCTGAACCGCCCCAAGGCGCTGCACGCGCTGACGCTCGACATGTGCCACGCGATGAGCGCGGCGCTGGCGAAATGGGCGGACGACGATGCGATCGAGGCGGTGATCCTCGACCATGCCGAAGGGCGCGGGTTCTGCGCGGGCGGCGACATCAATTTGCTGCGGGAAAGCGCACTCAACGATGGGGGGACAAGCGGGCGCAACTTCTTCCACGACGAATACCAGCTCAACCACCAGATGATGACCTACGGCAAGCCGATCGTGGCTTTCATGGACGGGGTCACCATGGGTGGCGGGGTCGGCATCGCGCTGCCCTGCAAATACCGCGTCGCGACCGAGAATACGCGCTTCGCCATGCCGGAAACGGGCATCGGCCTGTTTCCCGATGTCGGCGGCGGCTGGCATCTCTCGCGGCTCGGCGGGCGGCTCGGCCAGTTCCTGGCGCTGACCGGCGCGCGCCTCGACGGAGCGGAATGCCTGTGGGCGGGTCTCGCCACGCATTACCTGCCCAGCGAGATGATCGCGGAAGCCAAGGCGCGTATCCTCGACAAGCCGGGGCGGATCGCGGGCGTGCTCAGCGAAATGGTCGGCAGCCCGCCCAAGGCGCGGATCGAGGAGAATGCCGACAAGATCGCGCGCCATTTCGCCTCCGACGATTACGAGGACGTCCTCGCCAGTCTCGAAGCGGCGGACACCGACTGGGCGCGCAAGGAGCGCGACACGCTCGGCACCAAGAGTCCGCAGACCTGCAAGGTGGCGCTGCGCCAGCTGAAGGAAAGCGCCGATCTCACCGATTTCGCCGACAATATGCGGATGGAATACCGCATCGCCAGCCGCGTGCTGGTGCGACCCGATTTCGCTGAAGGCGTACGCGCGGTGATCGTCGACAAGACCAACGATCCCAAATGGAACCCGCCCACGCCCGAGGAAGTGAGCGAGGAGCTGCTCGACAGCATCTTCGCCCCGCTGCCCGACGGCGAGGAGTGGACGCCTCTATGATCCTCCCCGCACCGGGGAGGGGGACCACCGAAGGTGGTGGAGGGGCACCGCCGCCGTAACCCGGGCGGATTGCTCGCCTGCTCCTCAATGCGAGCGGAGCGAAGCAACCCAGAGCGTATCGAGCGCCTGCCCTGGATTGCCGCGCGGCTGCGCCGCCCGCAATGACGAATGGAGAGTTTGAAATGGCCGATTACGAAACCATCACCGTCGAAACCGACGCGCAGGGCAATGCCGGCGTCACCCTCATTACGCTCAACCGCCCCAAGGCGCTGAATGCGCTGAACTCGCAGGTTCTGAACGATCTGATC
This genomic interval carries:
- a CDS encoding enoyl-CoA hydratase/isomerase family protein, whose protein sequence is MTDDILIHTHGRVGHISLNRPKALHALTLDMCHAMSAALAKWADDDAIEAVILDHAEGRGFCAGGDINLLRESALNDGGTSGRNFFHDEYQLNHQMMTYGKPIVAFMDGVTMGGGVGIALPCKYRVATENTRFAMPETGIGLFPDVGGGWHLSRLGGRLGQFLALTGARLDGAECLWAGLATHYLPSEMIAEAKARILDKPGRIAGVLSEMVGSPPKARIEENADKIARHFASDDYEDVLASLEAADTDWARKERDTLGTKSPQTCKVALRQLKESADLTDFADNMRMEYRIASRVLVRPDFAEGVRAVIVDKTNDPKWNPPTPEEVSEELLDSIFAPLPDGEEWTPL
- a CDS encoding acyl-CoA dehydrogenase family protein yields the protein MTGQFQLTEDQLAIQDMAQRFTADNITPHAGEWDQTSHFPIDVIKQTAELGFGAIYVSEESGGIGLGRLEAALIMEAMAYGCPTTSAFISIHNMASWMIDQFGGQHVKDKYLPDLVTMDRIASYALTEPGSGSDAAGLKTSAVRDGDHYVLNGTKQFISGAGYNDVYVAMVRTGEHKTKGITCLVIDKDTPGVSFGKPEKKLGWNASPTAQVIFEDARVPVENRVGDEGEGFRFAMMGLDGGRLNIGACSLGGAQRCLDEAVKYTKERQQFGQQIAEFQNTQFMLADMATELEASRALLYLAAAKVTDNAPDKSRFSAMAKRLATDNGSKIVNDALQLFGGYGYLKEYPIERFWRDLRVHSILEGTNQVMRMIVGRDLLRQ
- a CDS encoding I78 family peptidase inhibitor — translated: MTRFAVPILASSLALAGCASVPGPIEDREAGTTGGTCTAQPAQRFIGQTASSETGAAILAATGAQALRWGPPDSVFTMDFRQDRVNVMYDAQLRITEIRCG